From one Triticum urartu cultivar G1812 chromosome 3, Tu2.1, whole genome shotgun sequence genomic stretch:
- the LOC125544315 gene encoding uncharacterized protein LOC125544315, with translation MAGVEGQPPPQISSMSNSKLQDGGTKPNLVKEHVPGSELWTDGLICAFELVKGHRKLVHHKSLPKIDLAHMKNQTARNGHRVVSPAPNEGGVLEIPGQAELGIDPFAVKDRPSHAGDVHDHKWVPIGWSRIAELSQRVQSDASWENEHVPISDSEDDYTVADVAAPYWLRPGGPTWWFHVTAGHPSVDAWLGSAHWMHPAIRTALRDESRLISDRMKYLLYEVPVRVAGGLLFELLGQSVGDPNHEEEDIPIVLRSWQAQNFLLTAMHVKGPSTNVNVLGVTEVQELLISGGSQTPRSAHEVIAHLVSRLSRWDDRLFRKYVFGEADEIELKFVNRRNSEDLNLVSIILNQEIRRLATQVIRVKWSLHAREEIILELLRHLRGSATRIILERERKSAREMLEEQEAVRGRLFTIQDVMQSTVRAWLQDRSLRITHNLAIFGGGGIVLSIITGLFGINVDGIPGAQNTPYAFGLFAGLLFFLGIILVGVGLMYLGLTNPVTSEKVKVRKLELQQLVSMFQHEAEQHGKVREGLSRHGLSPSSAAASGDEGYILIS, from the exons ATGGCTGGCGTGGAGGGGCAGCCGCCGCCTCAGATCAGCAGCATGTCCAACTCCAAGCTGCAGGACGGTGGCACCAAGCCGAATCTGGTCAAGGAGCACGTTCCGGGGAGCGAGCTCTGGACCGATGGGCTCATCTGCGCTTTTGAGCTCGTCAAGGGTCACAGGAAGCTGGTTCATCACAAATCGTTGCCAAAGATTGATCTCGCGCACATGAAGAACCAGACAGCTAGGAATGGGCATCGCGTTGTGAGCCCGGCACCGAATGAGGGAGGTGTGCTGGAAATCCCCGGCCAGGCGGAGCTTGGCATCGATCCTTTTGCGGTCAAAGACAGGCCATCACATGCTGGAGATGTTCATGATCACAAGTGGGTGCCGATTGGATGGTCAAGGATTGCTGAGCTGAGCCAGAGGGTTCAATCAGATGCTAGCTGGGAGAATGAACATGTGCCGATAAGCGACAGCGAGGATGATTACACTGTAGCCGATGTTGCCGCTCCGTACTGGCTGCGTCCTGGGGGACCTACATGGTGGTTCCATGTCACCGCAGGCCATCCTTCCGTTGACGCATGGTTGGGTAGTGCTCACTGGATGCATCCAGCTATCAGAACTGCACTGAGAGATGAAAGCCGGCTGATAAGCGATCGGATGAAGTACCTTCTCTATGAG GTCCCAGTTAGAGTTGCGGGAGGACTGTTATTTGAGCTTCTTGGTCAATCAGTCGGGGATCCAAATCATGAAGAGGAAGACATACCCATTGTACTTAGATCGTGGCAGGCACAGAACTTTCTTTTAACTGCAATGCATGTGAAAGGTCCTTCAACCAATGTAAATGTTTTAGGAGTGACTGAAGTGCAG GAGTTGCTTATTTCTGGTGGAAGTCAAACACCCAGATCAGCTCATGAAGTGATAGCACATTTGGTCAGTCGTCTTTCGCGATGGGATGACAG ATTATTCCGTAAATATGTCTTTGGGGAAGCAGATGAAATTGAATTGAAGTTTGTGAATAG GAGAAATAGTGAAGATCTGAACCTAGTCAGCATCATATTGAATCAAGAAATCAGGAGGTTAGCAACACAG GTGATCAGGGTTAAATGGTCACTGCATGCAAGGGAAGAGATCATACTTGAGCTTCTCCGACATTTAAGGGGAAGTGCCACAAGAATCAttttagagagagagaggaagtcTGCAAGGGAGATGTTGGAGGAGCAGGAAGCTGTCCGTGGCCGCTTGTTCACTATCCAGGATGTTATGCAGAGCACTGTTCGTGCATGGTTACAG GACAGAAGCCTTCGTATCACCCACAACCTGGCTATTTTCGGCGGTGGTGGCATAGTTCTATCCATAATCACCGGTCTCTTTGGAATCAACGTGGATGGCATACCGGGAGCTCAGAATACTCCGTACGCTTTTGGGCTGTTTGCGGGgcttctcttcttcctcgggaTCATCCTTGTTGGCGTTGGGTTGATGTACCTTGGGCTGACAAATCCAGTGACCAGTGAGAAGGTGAAGGTGAGGAAGCTGGAGCTCCAGCAGCTGGTATCGATGTTCCAGCATGAGGCGGAGCAGCATGGGAAGGTGAGGGAAGGCCTGAGCCGGCACGGCTTGTCGCCGAGTTCAGCTGCGGCTTCGGGCGATGAAGGCTACATCCTGATTTCCTGA
- the LOC125544316 gene encoding probable receptor-like protein kinase At2g42960, whose product MSSSDNSITAALSRTTPVFSLRVWVLIAIGIGILMAILFIIVLWLSIRRKNKAVNGIDTTSQTEIPIVSKEINIDKGVDSQSANDSSEVAFMPVHDKYTQMKSVPPLAETRSVDVDAFSQCSSVYNIEKAGSSYSEDYNSSGPKRAGSSPYGFTSTSPLVGLPELSHLGWGHWFTLRDLEFATNRFAKSNILGEGGYGVVYKGRLMNGTEVAVKKILNNVGQAEKEFRVEVEAIGHVRHKNLVRLLGYCVEGIHRMLVYEYVNNGNLEQWLHGAMSQHGILSWESRTKILLGTAKALAYLHEAIDPKVVHRDIKSSNILIDTEFNSKVSDFGLAKLLDSDASHINTRVMGTYGYVAPEYANSGMLNEKSDIYSFGVVLLECITARDPVDYSKPADESNLVEWLKMMVSTKRAEEVVDPGLEVKPPKRALKRAILVGLKCVDPDADKRPKMSHVVQMLEAVQKAYQEDEKKHSQMGSIDLESQQSVEELSNSADV is encoded by the exons ATGTCGTCATCCGACAATTCCATCACCGCGGCATTGTCGCGGACAACACCTGTGTTCAGCCTGAGAGTATGGGTTCTGATTGCCATTGGCATTGGAATCCTGATGGCAATCCTGTTCATCATAGTACTGTGGCTTTCCATCCGAAGGAAGAACAAGGCGGTGAACGGAATCGACACTACATCGCAAACAGAAATCCCTATTGTGTCCAAGGAAATCAACATTGACAAAGGAGTTGACTCACAGAGTGCGAATGACAGCAGCGAAGTGGCCTTCATGCCAGTTCATGACAAATACACACAGATGAAGAGTGTGCCACCTTTGGCAGAGACTAGATCTGTCGACGTCGACGCGTTCAGCCAATGCAGCTCAGTGTACAACATAGAAAAGGCTGGAAGCTCATACTCTGAGGATTACAACAGCTCAGGTCCAAAGAGGGCAGGCAGTTCACCATATGGGTTCACATCAACCTCGCCGCTGGTTGGCCTGCCAGAGCTATCACATTTGGGCTGGGGCCACTGGTTTACCTTGAGGGACCTGGAGTTTGCGACAAATCGGTTTGCCAAGAGTAATATCCTTGGGGAGGGCGGCTATGGAGTTGTCTACAAAGGCCGGCTTATGAATGGGACTGAGGTGGCTGTGAAGAAGATCCTAAACAATGT AGGGCAAGCAGAGAAGGAATTTAGAGTTGAAGTTGAAGCCATAGGTCATGTTCGGCATAAGAATCTGGTGCGGCTTTTGGGCTACTGCGTTGAAGGGATACACAG GATGCTTGTGTATGAGTATGTAAACAATGGCAACCTAGAACAATGGCTCCATGGGGCCATGAGTCAACATGGTATCCTTAGTTGGGAAAGCCGTACGAAGATTCTGCTTGGGACAGCAAAAGC GCTTGCATACCTTCACGAAGCAATAGACCCCAAAGTCGTCCACCGAGATATCAAGTCAAGTAATATCTTAATTGATACCGAATTCAACAGCAAGGTTTCTGATTTTGGGTTAGCGAAACTTCTGGATTCCGACGCAAGCCATATCAATACAAGAGTGATGGGAACATATGG gtATGTCGCGCCTGAGTACGCGAATAGTGGGATGCTGAATGAAAAGAGTGATATTTACAGTTTTGGAGTTGTGTTGTTGGAATGCATTACAGCTAGGGATCCAGTTGACTACAGTAAGCCTGCAGATGAG TCAAACCTTGTGGAGTGGCTTAAAATGATGGTTAGCACAAAGAGGGCAGAGGAGGTTGTGGACCCAGGCCTTGAGGTTAAACCACCTAAGCGTGCCCTTAAGCGGGCAATTTTGGTTGGCCTCAAGTGTGTTGATCCTGACGCCGACAAGAGGCCGAAGATGAGCCATGTTGTCCAAATGCTTGAAGCGGTCCAGAAAGCATACCAAGAA GATGAGAAGAAGCACAGCCAGATGGGAAGCATCGATCTAGAGTCGCAGCAGTCAGTAGAGGAGCTATCAAACAGTGCTGATGTCTGA